The Candidatus Zixiibacteriota bacterium DNA window CCGGTTTCCTCAGCCACCTCACGAATACAGCATTGAGACGGCGACTCCCCATATTCCATAAAACCTGCCGGAAAACACCAGTCGCCCACATATGGCGGGTATTTACGTTTTACCAGTAAGATTTTGCCATCGTCCTCGATAATAGCCCCAGCCGCCGGAATAGGGTTTCTATAGTATATAAAATCGCAGTTTGGGCAGCGTTTTCTATTTTTGCCGTCAATATGTGAATCGATGAGTTTTGTAGAGCACCACGGACAATAAGAAAACTCTTTGCTAATTACAAGCTTGTGCTCATTTTCGGGTAATTTGTCGGGCACATTCAATCCTTACGGTTAATTTTTAATCCTTCCTATTATAAATAAATATTATATGTCTGGCAAGTGATTTGGTTTTTAAGAAGCGCGAATGATAATAGAATATTCATCACTACTGTCCGGCCTTTTTCATAGAGTTCTTTAATAATATATAGTAAAGCGATACTTTCTTGAATTATAACCTAAGCAGCAGCAAGATGTTGGACGATTCCAGCAAACATTGACATTTCA harbors:
- a CDS encoding NUDIX hydrolase translates to MPDKLPENEHKLVISKEFSYCPWCSTKLIDSHIDGKNRKRCPNCDFIYYRNPIPAAGAIIEDDGKILLVKRKYPPYVGDWCFPAGFMEYGESPSQCCIREVAEETGLKIELTSSFKIYSGDDDPRYKAVLVLYIAEIIGGDFKPGDDASELQYFPFDSPPENIAFESHVRAFADYIRYKNNGRLPDPNE